Proteins encoded together in one Microbacterium oxydans window:
- the pyk gene encoding pyruvate kinase, translating into MRRAKIVATLGPATSTYETVRALIDAGVDVARLNLSHGDYSVHENNYANVRRAAEDAGRPVAILVDLQGPKIRLGKFEDGPYELAKGDIFKITTEDIIGNKEICGTTFKGLPQDVRPGDFLLIDDGKVRVEVVETDGVTVTTKVIVAGAVSNNKGINLPGVAVNVPALSEKDEDDLRWGLRIGADLIALSFVRNAADVTRVHEIMAEEGVKVPVIAKVEKPQAVEALEEIVDAFDAIMVARGDLGVELPLEAVPIVQKRAVELARRNAKPVIVATQMLESMINSPVPTRAETSDVANAVLDGADAVMLSGETSVGDYPVVVVETMARIIESTEEHGLERIAPLTSKPRTQGGAITLAALEVAEFVDAKFLCVFTQSGDSARRLSRLRSRIPMIAFTPEPGIRRRMALTWGIRSTLVDMVQHTDLMYHQVDEYLLGNGLAAEGDKVVVISGSPPGIIGSTNDLRVHKVGDAIRGAAPIYKAGV; encoded by the coding sequence TTGAGACGCGCGAAAATCGTCGCCACCTTGGGCCCCGCAACTTCCACGTATGAGACGGTGCGCGCACTGATCGATGCGGGGGTGGACGTTGCGCGACTGAACCTCAGCCACGGTGACTACTCCGTGCACGAGAACAACTACGCCAACGTGCGTCGCGCGGCGGAGGACGCCGGCCGTCCCGTCGCGATCCTCGTGGACCTGCAGGGTCCGAAGATCCGTCTCGGCAAGTTCGAGGACGGCCCGTACGAGCTCGCGAAGGGCGACATCTTCAAGATCACCACCGAAGACATCATCGGCAACAAGGAGATCTGCGGAACGACCTTCAAGGGACTGCCGCAGGACGTCCGGCCCGGTGACTTCCTCCTGATCGACGACGGCAAGGTCCGCGTCGAGGTCGTGGAGACCGACGGCGTCACCGTCACGACGAAGGTCATCGTCGCCGGTGCCGTGTCCAACAACAAGGGCATCAACCTCCCGGGCGTCGCGGTGAACGTGCCCGCCCTGAGCGAGAAGGACGAGGATGACCTGCGCTGGGGTCTGCGCATCGGCGCCGACCTGATCGCGCTGTCGTTCGTCCGCAACGCGGCCGACGTCACCCGCGTGCACGAGATCATGGCCGAGGAGGGCGTGAAGGTCCCCGTCATCGCCAAGGTCGAGAAGCCGCAGGCCGTCGAGGCGCTCGAGGAGATCGTCGACGCGTTCGACGCGATCATGGTCGCCCGTGGCGACCTGGGCGTTGAGCTGCCGCTCGAGGCCGTGCCGATCGTGCAGAAGCGCGCGGTCGAGCTCGCTCGTCGCAACGCGAAGCCCGTCATCGTGGCGACCCAGATGCTCGAGTCGATGATCAACAGCCCGGTGCCGACGCGCGCCGAGACCTCGGATGTCGCGAACGCCGTCCTCGACGGTGCAGACGCCGTCATGCTGTCCGGCGAGACGTCCGTCGGCGACTACCCGGTCGTCGTGGTCGAGACGATGGCCCGCATCATCGAGTCGACCGAGGAGCACGGCCTGGAGCGCATCGCGCCGCTCACGAGCAAGCCCCGCACCCAGGGTGGTGCGATCACCCTCGCCGCCCTCGAGGTCGCCGAGTTCGTCGACGCGAAGTTCCTCTGCGTGTTCACGCAGTCGGGCGACTCCGCTCGCCGTCTCTCGCGTCTGCGGTCGCGCATCCCGATGATCGCGTTCACGCCGGAGCCCGGCATCCGCCGTCGCATGGCGCTCACGTGGGGCATCCGCTCGACGCTCGTCGACATGGTGCAGCACACCGACCTGATGTATCACCAGGTCGACGAGTATCTGCTCGGAAACGGCCTCGCCGCCGAAGGCGACAAGGTCGTCGTGATCTCCGGTTCCCCTCCCGGAATCATCGGATCGACGAACG